Proteins from one Candidatus Cloacimonadota bacterium genomic window:
- a CDS encoding four helix bundle protein — translation MDYIKTAYASLKEFLCQLTLCLDLGYITEAAYQTTREKIDIVAYQLNQLRSAVLNKPSKPSQLPKQRSAQPSKP, via the coding sequence GTGGATTATATCAAGACCGCATATGCCAGCTTGAAGGAATTTTTGTGTCAGTTAACTTTATGTCTCGATTTGGGATACATAACTGAAGCTGCGTACCAAACGACCAGAGAGAAGATCGATATAGTAGCTTACCAGCTAAACCAACTTAGGTCCGCAGTGTTGAACAAACCCTCTAAACCTTCTCAACTCCCTAAACAGCGAAGCGCTCAACCCTCTAAACCTTAA